The Streptomyces halobius genomic interval TACGTCCGGCAGGCGCTGGACAAGGGCGAGCGGCTGATGGGCTTCGGCCACCGTGTCTACCGCGCCGAGGACCCGCGGGCGCGGGTGCTGCGGCGGACCGCCAAGGAACTGGGCGCCCCGCGCTTCGAGGTCGCCGAGGCGCTGGAGCAGGCCGCGCTGGACGAGCTGCACAGCCGCCGCCCGGACCGGGTACTGGCCACCAACGTCGAATTCTGGGCGGCCATCGTCCTGGACTTCGCCGAGGTGCCGGCACACATGTTCACCTCGATGTTCACCTGTGCCCGTACGGCTGGGTGGAGCGCGCACATCCTGGAGCAAAAGCGGACGGGCCGACTGGTCCGGCCGTCGGCCCGATATGTGGGGCCCAGCGCGCTTAACCCGCGGGAGATCGCGGGGTACGAGGAGATCGCTGCGCTGCGCTGAGCCGGCTGGGTTGCCCGCTGCGCTCTGCCTGAGCCGACTTGGTGCTCGCCTGCGGCGGGACAGCCGAAACGTGGGGCGCAGGCAAAGCGCAGCGCGTCACTCGGAACGCAACGCCATGTGGATGTTCCGCGCCCACTGCGACACCACCCGCCCCCGCCGCCCCCCGTCATCCGTCAGCAGATTCGCCAGCCCCAGCCCCCGGGCCATGTCCAGCAACCCCTGCACGGTTTCCCGTACGCCGGGTACGGACTCGTCCGCGTCCAGCAACGCCACCGCCGTACGGTGCGCCTCCCGTCCGACCCGCGCCTCCAACGCGGTGACCCGCTCCCGCAATTGCTCCTCGTCGGAAGCCGCCACCCACAGATGCAGCGCGGCCCGGAAAAGCGGCCCCGTATAGAGGCCCACCAGCTCCTCGACGACGATCCGTGTACGGGCGGGGGAACCGGCCGGCGGCAGATTGTGCGCGACCCTCTTCAGGGCGCCCTGCCGCTTCTCCGCGACATGTTCGACGGCCGCCGTGAACAGGTCCTCCCGGGTACGGAAGTGGTGCTGGGCCGCGCCCCGGGAGACACCGGCCCGCTCGGCCACCACGGAGACCGTACTGCCGCTCCAGCCCCGCTCCGCCAGACAGGAGACCGCCGCCTCCAGCAGCTTGAGGCGCGTCGCGCGGCTGCGCTCCTGCTGGGGCTCCTTCGTGCCGCGCGCCGGGCTCACCGCGCCCATGCCGGGGCCCGTCGCTCCAGGAAGGCGGTCATGCCCTCGCGGGCCTCGGCGGAGCCGAAGAGCCGCGCGGACTGTTCGGCGAGCGCTTCCGTGTCACGGTCGAAAGCCCCCAGCACCTCGGCGGTGACCAGCTTCTTCGACGCGGCCAGGCCCTGCGGGGAGCCCTCGCGCAGCCCCTCCAGGACGGGGGCGAGCCCGGCGTCCACGTCCTGCGCCGCCAGCGTGACCAGCCCGATCCGGGCGGCCTCCGCCGCGCCGAACTTCTCCCCGGTCAGGTAGTAACGGCCCGCGGCGCGCGCGTCCAGCCGTGGCAGCAGTGGTATCGAGATGACGGCGGGTGCGAGGCCGAGCCGGGCCTCGGTGAAGGCGAAGGTCGCGGCCGGTCCGGCCACCGCTATGTCGCACGCGCCGAGCAGTCCGAGGCCGCCTGCCCGCGCATGTCCGGTGACGCGGGCGACGACCGGTTTGGGCAGCTCCACGATGGTGCGGAGCAGCCGGGCGAGGCCGAGCGGACCGGCCGTCGGTGCGTCGGCGGCGGTGGCCTCGGAGAGGTCGGCGCCGGCGCAGAAGGTGCGGCCGGTGTGCGTGAGCACGACGGCGCGCGTGGCGTCGTCGGCCGCCGCGTTCGCGAGCGCCTGCGCCAACTGGGCCACCAGCCGGGCGGAGAGCGCGTTGCGGTTGTGGGGGGAGTCGAGGGTGAGGGTGGCGATCCCATGGTCGTACGCGACCCGGACGAGGGGATCCGGCGAACCGCCGGAGCCCTGCGAACGCTCGGAGCCCGGCGAAGGGGCGGAGCCCCACGCACCGTCGGAGCCCCGCGCACCGTCGTCCCGGTCCTGTTCGGCGTCCTCCTCGTCCCGGTATCTGCGGCCCGGCGACACCCGCAACACCCCCTTCAGTCGATGTGACCGATCGATGTGACCACGCTAGCGCGGGCCAGTGACAACGCGGCGGACTCCACAGGCGGCCGCCCGTCTGCTCGGCAAGCAGCATCCCGCCCTCAGTACGACTTCGGCAGCCCCAACGACTGGTGCGACACAAAGTTGAGGATCATCTCGCGGCTGACCGGCGCGATCCGGGCCACCCGGGCGGCCGTGATCATCGAGGCCAGGCCGTACTCCTGGGTCAGGCCATTGCCCCCGAGGGTGTGTACGGCCTGGTCGACGGAGCGGACCGCGGCCTCGGCCGCCGCGTATTTGGCCATGTTGGCGGCCTCACCCGCGCCCATGTCGTCTCCCGCGTCGTAGAGACGGGCCGCCTTCTGTGTCATCAACCGGGCGAGTTCCAGTTCGATATGGGCCTGGGCGAGCGGGTGCGCGATGGCCTGGTGGGCGCCGATGGGCTCCTTCCAGACCTGGCGGGTGCGGGCGTAGTCGACGGCCCGGTCCAGGGCGTACCGGGCCATGCCGAGGGCGAACGCGGCGGTCATGATCCGTTCGGGGTTGAGCCCGGCGAAGAGCTGGAGGAGTCCGGCGTCCTCGTCGCCGACCAGCGCGTCGGCGGGCAGCCGTACCTCGTCCAGGGTCAGCTCGAACTGCTTCTCCGGGGCGGCCAGTTCCATCGGGATCGGACTGCGGCCGAAGCCCGGGGCGTCACGCGGGACGATGAACAGGCAGGGTTTGAGTTTGCCGGTCCTGGAGTCCTCGGTACGGCCGACGATCAGGGTCGCCTCGGCGATGTCGACGCCGGAGATGAAGACTTTGCGACCGGTGAGGATCCAGTCTCCCCCGTCGCGGCGGGCCGTGGTGGTGATGCGGTGGGAGTTGGACCCGGCGTCCGGCTCGGTGATCCCGAATGCCATCTTGCGGCTGCCGTCGGCCAGCCCCGGCAGCCAGTTCCGTTTCTGTTCCTCGGTGCCGAACCGGGCGATGACCGTGCCGCAGATGGCGGGTGAGACGACGAGCATGAGGAGGGGGCATCCAGCCGCACCCAACTCCTCAAGAACGATGGCCAGTTCCGCTATTCCGCCGCCACCGCCGCCGTACTCCTCGGGGAGGTTGACGCCGAGATAGCCGAGCGCTGCGGCTTCTGCCCAGAGGTCGTCGGTGCGCTTGCCCTCGCGTACGACGTCGGCGAAGTATTCGCGGCCGTAGCGCTTGCCGAGTGCGGCGACGGCGTCCCGCAGAGCGCGGTGTTCCTCGGTCTCGATCACGGGGTGGTGCGTCACGTTGCGCATGGCGGCTCCCTTGTGTGGGGCGGTGAGGACGTACCGGTGGGTTGGGCGGTGTATGGGGAGTGGGCTAGGGCGTACGGGTGAGTGAGGGCGGGCGGGTCGTGGGGTGGTCAGGGCGTTTGGAGCAGCGCCTCGGGCAGCGCCCAGGTCACTTTGATACGACGGCCAGCAGCGCGCCGACCTCGACCTGTTGCCCCGTACGGACGGGCAGGGACGTGAGAGTGCCGGCCCCGGGCGAGGTGATCTTGTGTTCCATCTTCATCGCCTCCAGCCACAGCAGCGGCTGCCCGGCCTCCACCCGGTCGCCCTCCGCCAGCCCCGGTGCGATCCGTACGACCGTGCCGGGCATCGGGGCGAGCAGCGAACCGGGTTCCGTACGGGCGGCCGGGTCGGGGAAGCGGGGCAGTGCGGTGAGGACGTGGGCGCCGCCGGGCAGTGAGTCGACGTAGAGCCGGTCGCCGTAGCGGGAGACGGTGAACTGCCGTCGCAGGCCGTCGACTTCGAGGACGACCTCGTCCGCTGCCAGGGAGAGGAGCCGCACGCCGGGGTAGTCGTCGGCGTGCAGCCCGTCCCGGTCCAGCCGGTAGCGGACCTCGTGCACCACGGGTCCGACACCCCCGTCCGCGTACCTCTTGTGCTGTGGCTGTGCGGGGACATTGCGGAAGCCGCCGAACCGGGAGCGGCCGTGCGCGTCGGCGAGTGCGGCGGCCAGTGGTGCATGGGGGTCCCCCCTGTTCGAGCGCGGCCGAGAGCTTGGGAGAGGGTCCGGGGCGGGCTCCGTGAGGGTGTCGAGGTGGCGGTCGTAGAAGCCGGTGTCCATGCGCGCCTGGGTGAACTCCGGGTGGCGCAGGGAGCGTACGAGCAGGTCGCGGTTGGTGACGGGTCCGTGGACGACGGCCCGTTCCAGGGCGCCGGCCAGTTTGCGCACCGCCTCCGCGCGGGTGGGCGCATGCGCGACGATCTTGGCGAGCATCGGGTCGTAGTGGACGCCGATGGGGTCGCCGTCGGTGTACCCGGTGTCGACCCGTACCCCGTCCCGCATGCCGACCCCTCCGTCCCGCACGCCGTCCCGCGCCCCGCCCGGCACCGCCAGCCGGTGCAGCGTGCCCGTCTGCGGCGTCCAGCCCCGGGCCGGGTCCTCCGCGTACAGGCGGGCCTCGACGGCGTGCCCGCGCGGGCACGGCGGCCCCTCGTCCAGGGCCCGTCCCTCGGCGACCCGGATCTGCAGCGCGACGAGGTCGACGCCGAACACGGCCTCGGTGACGGGGTGTTCGACCTGGAGGCGGGTGTTCATCTCCAGGAAGTGGGCCTTGTCGTCCGCCACCAGGAACTCGACGGTGCCCGCGCCCCGGTAGCCGATCGTCCGGGCCGCGGTGACCGCCGACTCGTGCAGCGAGGCCCGCAGCTCCTCCGGGAGGCCGGGCGCGGGGGCCTCCTCGATGACCTTCTGGTGGCGGCGCTGCAGCGAGCAGTCGCGGGTGCCGAGGAGCCAGACGGTGCCGTGTGCGTCGGCGAGGATCTGCACCTCGACATGGCGGCCGCCCTCGATGTACGGCTCGACGAACACCTCGCCGTCCCCGAACGCACTGGCCGCCTCGGCCCTCGCCGCCGCCAGCTCATCGTCCAGATGGGCCAGTTCGCGTACCACGCGCATACCGCGCCCGCCCCCGCCCGCAGCCGCTTTGACCAGCACGGGCAGGTCGCCCTCCGTCACCCGCTCCAATGGCGCAAGGCCCATGAGCTCCTTGGCCCGTGTCTTGGACGCCATGGCCTCGATGGCATCGGGCGGCGGCCCGATCCAGACCAGGCCCGCGTCGCGCACGGCCCGCGCGAAATCCGCGCTCTCCGACAGGAAGCCATAGCCCGGGTGGACGGCGTCCGCGCCCGCCGCCCGGGCGGCCTTCACCAGCAGGTCGCCCCGCAGATAGGTCTCGGCGGGCGCCGCCCCCGGGAGCCGTACCGCCGTGTCCGCCGCACGCACGTGCAGCGCGTCCGCGTCCGCGTCGGAGTACACCGCGACTGTGGCGATGCCCAGCTCACGGCAGGTGCGTGCGACACGGCAGGCGATCTCGCCCCGGTTGGCGACAAGAACTGACGTGATCACGTGATCCCTCATATCCGGCACATCCGTCATAGCCGTCGTATCCGTCATGGCCGTCCCGCCCGTCATTGCCATCGCATCTGTCACGACCGCCCCATCCGTCATGACCGCCCCATCTGTCATGACCGTCACATCCGGAAGACGCCGAAGCCGCCGCGCGCGCCCTCGTAGGGGGCCGTGTGAATGGCGGACAGGCACAGGCCGAGGACGGTGCGGGTGTCGCGGGGGTCGATGACGCCGTCGTCGTCGAGCCGCCCGGACAGGAACATCGGCAGCGACTCGGACTCGATCTGCTGCTCCACCATGGCCCGCAGCCCGGCGTCCGCCTCGTCGTCGTACGGCTGTCCTTTGGCGGCGGCGGAAGCGCGGGCGACGATCGACAGCACCCCGGCCAGCTGCTGCGGCCCCATGACGGCCGACTTGGCGCTCGGCCAGGCGAACAGGAAGCGCGGGTCGTACGCGCGCCCGCACATGCCGTAGTGCCCGGCGCCGTACGAGGCCCCCATGAGGACGGACAGATGCGGCACCCGTGAATTCGACACCGCGTTGATCATCATCGCGCCGTGTTTGATGATGCCGCCCTGCTCGTACTCCTTGCCGACCATGTAGCCGGTGGTGTTGTGCAGGAAGAGGAGCGGGATGTCGCGCTGGTTCGCCAACTGGATGAACTGGGCGGCCTTTTGGGACTCCGCGCTGAACAGCACGCCCTGCGCGTTGGCGAGGATGCCGACGGGATAGCCGTGCAGCTCGGCCCACCCGGTGGTCAGGCTCGGCCCGTACAGCGGCTTGAACTCGTCGAAGTCCGAACCGTCGACGATACGGGCGATCACCTCGCGGGGGTCGAACGGTGCCTTGAGGTCGCCGGGGACGATGCCCAGCAGCTCGTCCTCGTCGTACTTCGGCGGCGCGGCCGACGGCGGATCGGCGTACGCCTTGCGCCAGTTGAGGCGGGCGACCACCCGCCGCGCCTGCCGCAGCGCATCGGGCTCGTCGACCGCGAAGTGGTCCGCGAGCCCGGAGGTGCGGGCGTGCATCTCTGCGCCGCCCAGCGACTCGTCGTCACTCTCCTCGCCGGTCGCCATCTTCACCAGCGGCGGCCCGCCGAGGAAGACCTTGGCCCGCTCCTTGACCATGATGACGTGGTCGGACATGCCCGGGACGTACGCGCCGCCCGCGGTGGAGTTGCCGAACACGACGGCGACGGTGGGGATGCCGGCGGCGGACAGCCGGGTGAGGTCCCGGAACAGCGCCCCGCCCGGGATGAAGATCTCCTTCTGGCTGGGGAGATCCGCCCCGCCCGACTCCACGAGGGAGACCACCGGCAGTCGGTTGGCGTGGGCGATCTCGTTCGCCCGCAGTGCCTTCTTCAGCGTCCAGGGGTTGCTGGCGCCGCCGCGCACCGTCGGGTCGTTGGCGGTGACCAGGCACTCCACGCCCTCGATGACGCCGATCCCGGTGACCAGCGACGCTCCCACTGTGTACTCGGGGGAGGTGCTGCCCCAGGCCGCGAGCGGCGAGAGCTCCAGGAAGGGCGTGTCCGGGTCGAGCAGCAGCTCGATCCGCTCGCGCGCGAGCAGCTTGCCGCGCTTCCGGTGGCGGGCGAGGTACTTCTCGCCGCCGCCGGCGATCGCCTTGGCGTGCTCGGCGTCGAGCTCTTCCAGTTTGGCGAGCATCGCCGCGCGGTTCTCGGCGTATTCGGGGCTCGCGGTA includes:
- a CDS encoding TetR/AcrR family transcriptional regulator, coding for MGAVSPARGTKEPQQERSRATRLKLLEAAVSCLAERGWSGSTVSVVAERAGVSRGAAQHHFRTREDLFTAAVEHVAEKRQGALKRVAHNLPPAGSPARTRIVVEELVGLYTGPLFRAALHLWVAASDEEQLRERVTALEARVGREAHRTAVALLDADESVPGVRETVQGLLDMARGLGLANLLTDDGGRRGRVVSQWARNIHMALRSE
- a CDS encoding enoyl-CoA hydratase family protein; the encoded protein is MATLTLDSPHNRNALSARLVAQLAQALANAAADDATRAVVLTHTGRTFCAGADLSEATAADAPTAGPLGLARLLRTIVELPKPVVARVTGHARAGGLGLLGACDIAVAGPAATFAFTEARLGLAPAVISIPLLPRLDARAAGRYYLTGEKFGAAEAARIGLVTLAAQDVDAGLAPVLEGLREGSPQGLAASKKLVTAEVLGAFDRDTEALAEQSARLFGSAEAREGMTAFLERRAPAWAR
- a CDS encoding acyl-CoA dehydrogenase family protein, with the protein product MRNVTHHPVIETEEHRALRDAVAALGKRYGREYFADVVREGKRTDDLWAEAAALGYLGVNLPEEYGGGGGGIAELAIVLEELGAAGCPLLMLVVSPAICGTVIARFGTEEQKRNWLPGLADGSRKMAFGITEPDAGSNSHRITTTARRDGGDWILTGRKVFISGVDIAEATLIVGRTEDSRTGKLKPCLFIVPRDAPGFGRSPIPMELAAPEKQFELTLDEVRLPADALVGDEDAGLLQLFAGLNPERIMTAAFALGMARYALDRAVDYARTRQVWKEPIGAHQAIAHPLAQAHIELELARLMTQKAARLYDAGDDMGAGEAANMAKYAAAEAAVRSVDQAVHTLGGNGLTQEYGLASMITAARVARIAPVSREMILNFVSHQSLGLPKSY
- a CDS encoding acetyl/propionyl/methylcrotonyl-CoA carboxylase subunit alpha translates to MITSVLVANRGEIACRVARTCRELGIATVAVYSDADADALHVRAADTAVRLPGAAPAETYLRGDLLVKAARAAGADAVHPGYGFLSESADFARAVRDAGLVWIGPPPDAIEAMASKTRAKELMGLAPLERVTEGDLPVLVKAAAGGGGRGMRVVRELAHLDDELAAARAEAASAFGDGEVFVEPYIEGGRHVEVQILADAHGTVWLLGTRDCSLQRRHQKVIEEAPAPGLPEELRASLHESAVTAARTIGYRGAGTVEFLVADDKAHFLEMNTRLQVEHPVTEAVFGVDLVALQIRVAEGRALDEGPPCPRGHAVEARLYAEDPARGWTPQTGTLHRLAVPGGARDGVRDGGVGMRDGVRVDTGYTDGDPIGVHYDPMLAKIVAHAPTRAEAVRKLAGALERAVVHGPVTNRDLLVRSLRHPEFTQARMDTGFYDRHLDTLTEPAPDPLPSSRPRSNRGDPHAPLAAALADAHGRSRFGGFRNVPAQPQHKRYADGGVGPVVHEVRYRLDRDGLHADDYPGVRLLSLAADEVVLEVDGLRRQFTVSRYGDRLYVDSLPGGAHVLTALPRFPDPAARTEPGSLLAPMPGTVVRIAPGLAEGDRVEAGQPLLWLEAMKMEHKITSPGAGTLTSLPVRTGQQVEVGALLAVVSK
- a CDS encoding acyl-CoA carboxylase subunit beta; protein product: MTVLGTGLDTASPEYAENRAAMLAKLEELDAEHAKAIAGGGEKYLARHRKRGKLLARERIELLLDPDTPFLELSPLAAWGSTSPEYTVGASLVTGIGVIEGVECLVTANDPTVRGGASNPWTLKKALRANEIAHANRLPVVSLVESGGADLPSQKEIFIPGGALFRDLTRLSAAGIPTVAVVFGNSTAGGAYVPGMSDHVIMVKERAKVFLGGPPLVKMATGEESDDESLGGAEMHARTSGLADHFAVDEPDALRQARRVVARLNWRKAYADPPSAAPPKYDEDELLGIVPGDLKAPFDPREVIARIVDGSDFDEFKPLYGPSLTTGWAELHGYPVGILANAQGVLFSAESQKAAQFIQLANQRDIPLLFLHNTTGYMVGKEYEQGGIIKHGAMMINAVSNSRVPHLSVLMGASYGAGHYGMCGRAYDPRFLFAWPSAKSAVMGPQQLAGVLSIVARASAAAKGQPYDDEADAGLRAMVEQQIESESLPMFLSGRLDDDGVIDPRDTRTVLGLCLSAIHTAPYEGARGGFGVFRM